A window of Nicotiana sylvestris chromosome 8, ASM39365v2, whole genome shotgun sequence genomic DNA:
tTAATTTTTGGTCAAAAATAGTATAATATCAGatgattgggctataattgcaaaattattgcaattatagccaaaagataCCAATTTGGccaattatgaaataatttgattCAAATAAGACCATAAATAATAAGTTAAATCAAAAGATGCTTCTGAAATCATTTGTAAtgccattttgtaattatttattagCAACCAAAATTTATCCATAATGTATGGAGAGTATGTTGATGCACCAGGCAATCGTGAAGTGTTGGACGCTCAAAGTGTTACCAAGATTGCAGCCAATTTTTCAAGCACTTCCGGCTATCATTTTATGGGAGTTGTGGAAGAGAAGAAACAACTACAAACACGGGGAAGCAGTAACGATTAGAAGGGTGATATATCAGGTGTCCACAACTATTCAATCACTTGTTAAACTAAGGAAACCTAGCTTGGCTAACGTTCCTCAAACTGTCCACAACTTCTATGCATGCTGGAACAGTACACGCCTCCATTAAAGGTTACTAAAGTTTTATGGGAAATGCCACCACAAGGATGGATCAAAGTCAATTGCGATGGGGCATCGAGAAGAAATCCAGGCAGGAGCTCAATTGGTTACACACTTAGAGATTATGAAGGCAACATAAAGTATGCTTGTGGAAAGTTGATACATGAAACAACAAACAACGAGGCAGAAGCTTTGGCAATTGTTGAAGCACTAAAATACTGTGAAGCGAAAGGATTCGCGCAAGTTATTTTGCAAACTGACTCGCTCCTCTTGAAGAACGCTATAGAAGGAATTTGGGCTGTTCCGTGGGTCATTGCAGAATATGTAGATGAAATCGCAAAGGCAATGTCAAGAATTCATGTGAAACTATCACATATCATGATAGAAGGGAATTGCTTGGCAGACCATCTAGCGAATCAAGCACTTAATATGGGCAACATCGAAGCACAGTGTTTTAAAGAGCTGGATACAAAAGCCAAAAGAATTGTCAATAATGACAAATTACAATGTCCTTATCTAAGGGTGAAAGTTGCAAGACAATAAGGATGCAAGCGAGGAAGGAGATGGTTAAAACTGAAAGGTTACATTTTTCTAATAACTCAGCTTTCTGTTTTGCAGGAACAACTCCTTTTGACATGCCTTACATGTTGATCAGACTTCAAATGGTGGTTTTAGCAAATACTGTTCATTTAATTGGAGAATCTACCATAAGCATGAAGGATTACGAGCAGTAAGGTCAAGGTTCTCATTACGCTAGCACACTGGAAGTGCACAGCTACTTCAGAATTCCATTGAAATTGGTTTCTTGCAGAGAATCACAGCAAATACCCAATCCAAGTTACATTACTTTTCTCAATCTATTGGCACAACAATATGGACATTCATTCACTGAATGTACATGTTTTGTTAGGGGCAGACTTGGTCGACAATTCTCGACGCCACTTGTTAAATATATGGTTTACTCAATGATGCAAATTGGTATGCAGTTAACAAAATTTTCACAGCTGGAGATATGCACTGTTACTACTCCGGGACATCAACCAATTCTGGGCTTCGATTCTTGTTCGATCTTTCCACACTTCTGCAGCAAAGCATGTAGAACCAATCACGCGCACAGGGGATGCCTTATCTTCATTAACCTGTTTATTTCATTTGTAGGTGCAGTTTCTATATCTAGGCTCTATTATTTAATGGATTCCATTTTGGTGGTATTAGTGCAATGCACTCATCCCAAGGGGAGGAAGTTAAAGATAGAAAAAAGAATAGACTCAAAGGAAGGATTGCATAGACAAAGATTTTTGGTTATGGAATTTTGCAATATTTCATTTGAACCAAAACATGGGTGTGGAAATTCAAGCAAATCCAGAAGAAAACTGGACATATGCAACAAATTATTGCACAACTTTGTGATCGATTCTATGGGCCATAGTAACGACACTAGCTGGTGTATCGCATTTGTCGATAACTACTCCTCTCCACAATGCTATCCACAAATGCTTTCTTTGATACAGTACTGGAGGTTATTTTCAAAAACATTGAAGCACTACTGCAATGATAGGAGAGAGGCCAATGTGTTAAGAAACCACTATTGCACGGGATTCATACAAGGCAACATAACAACATGGAAGATCTTCAAAGTGCTACAAAAGGAATATGGTCATTTGCGCTACAAACTAAAGTATGGACTAAGCCAAAAATGTATAATGCAAATGCATATACATCCTCACATTACATGCTTTTTTAGTATGGAAATTGTACTACCAATGTTGAGTATTTACCTCAACACCGGTAATAGGACTTATGTGCCactaaaattttatttctttcatcGCTTAAGACCACCAGAAACTTTTATTAGTtgtaatatttttctttttcttctgatttttatatataaaaactagccctaggcacttgcctagcggattgccaaaaaagaACTAGAAAGAATGGTACTAATTGGAGGAATTAACACAAATTTATGTTAATAAACAGAATAAAATAGTATAGACGGAAGAAGCAAAATCAGAAACTCTAATTAGCATAATAGGGTAAAAATCATAGAAACATAGAATATATTCATGAATAACAGACATGCGAACAAATTAAATGAACAAATAAGCAAGGACAGCTCTCAGAATCCAAGATAAAGACcaagaattagggttttcaacataatgaatcagataaaaggaaaaacttaaataaaccgtataaacatagtaaaaatcatAGATTAATACcaaaaatcagaagaaaaagcgttttgaaaaggggttaagaaaccctaatttttgaagatgaagagacatttttgaaaaatcaaaaagattATCAAGAAAATGGTATCACTCAAAATATACTCAGATATGTTACAGATCTAAGAAATCAAGAGCTAGTAGTTAGGGTTTCATAGAGACAACCCAGAAAGAAAGAGAATCGGCCTAGAAACCACAGGTTCTAGCCAGAGATGGTAGAATCTTACTCGGACGAGTATGGACGGCCTGAGAACGCCATAGAAACCATGAGAGGTGAGTGAACTGCCTTTTGGTTCCCTTGAGGGCCTCAAGGCAGCAACAAACGGTCATAGGAAGAGAGTCATGGGGCTGGGGatggtggtgagaccaccatggTTACCGGCGAGCCAACGGCCGGTGAGAGGAGCTAGGTTTAGCAGAGaggattttgagagagatgagagatgtAACGGCGGAGAGAATGAGAGAAAATGAGAGGATGGGAATTAAGGTTTGGGGGTAGTAATTTAGGTTAGTTATGGTATGGGGGATCTGGACCATTGATTagaattgatcaacggtccagattggaACAGGGATTGGGTCTAGTAGgatttaggtttgggcctgggtctTTGGGCTAATTAAATTGGGTTGGGATCTGATTcaattaggctagaattgaaaatggaattggctatttattaaatacccaattaaattaaataaaacaatttataaaaaatagctgataattgtaaaaataaattttatgcaTGGAAATAGTTAAAAATGATTACTtagtattttaaaatataaatgatTAATTTTTGGGAAAAAATAGTATAACATCATATGATATAGCCAAAAGATGCTAATTTGGccaattatgaaataatttgattCATATAAGACCATAAATAATAAGTTAAATCAAAAGATGCTTCTGAAATTATTTGTAATgacattttgtaattatttattggcAACCAAAATGCtgaataaattaataaaaatataggaaaattggggaaaaatatcaattgctactaatgcatgattttgaaggtatatatgcaattttaaaatattttggggggaaattgggtatcaacagttgcccctctttactcaagaaggatgaaagagttttcgggtaaagaattGATGGACAATTTTGATCGAGCAAAACAATTCGAGAGATTAGGCCGCACTccggcttctgagctgcctacatatccctagtcttaCAGGAATTAGGCCTTGCATAGTTCCGGATTCATCAGCgaagtataccgatgaagtcatttcaAGAACGAACGCAACATCTAGGGATGGGTGAGCGAACGGTTTATGGGAacggttaggtttgatatggatgAGAGAACTGGAGGGgaatcgctcctgctgagatagTCGTTGCTCACAGGGTTACCTATAAATAGAAACAATACAAacgtatactgtgcataaatgtAAACATGATGCAACTTCCCGTTGGACTATGAAacttgtcttcggacggttaggaatggcgtccttagaccatgatgtcctggtccATGAATTGTTTGCTGAGATATTCggaggccatgaaatgatgttctcgagtcatgaaaatggtgcctctgaaccatgacgccttttgAATAATGGTATACAAATTttagagatcctcaggccatgacatggtgttttccggctatgaggatgatgccttttaaactatgacgcctttggatagattggcaatATTTCATCCAATGTTATGCAATGATATggtgttaacaagacaaggcttagtcttgtgaaatggagggcagagcttagcccgattgaaaagcaaatagataatGCTAGAAATTGAGCAATATTTGTGCCGAGGGGGGcggtgcttagtcccatgcaaatgtggaggcagggattagcctcatacaggtagggaggcagggattagctacATGAAAATGGGtatgcaaggattagcctcatgcagatatagtgatagggattagactcatacaggatggagtcaaggattagactcatgcaattagggaggcagggattaggcTCATGCatgtatggaggcagggattagcctcatgcaaatagggaggcagggattagcctcatacaggtatggaggcaaggattatcctcatgcaaatgtggaggcaaggattatcctcatacaagtagggaggtagggattagcctcatgcaggaataGAGGCAAGgaatagcctcatgcaagtagggaggcagggattagcctcatgcaaatatggaggcaaggattagcctcatgaaagtagggaggcaaggattagcctcatgtaggtatggaggcaagaattagcctca
This region includes:
- the LOC138875316 gene encoding uncharacterized protein codes for the protein MLEQYTPPLKVTKVLWEMPPQGWIKVNCDGASRRNPGRSSIGYTLRDYEGNIKYACGKLIHETTNNEAEALAIVEALKYCEAKGFAQVILQTDSLLLKNAIEGIWAVPWVIAEYVDEIAKAMSRIHVKLSHIMIEGNCLADHLANQALNMGNIEAQCFKELDTKAKRIVNNDKLQCPYLRVKVARQ